One genomic window of Quercus robur chromosome 6, dhQueRobu3.1, whole genome shotgun sequence includes the following:
- the LOC126690129 gene encoding uncharacterized protein LOC126690129 — MGLWDKIHSLLVDLEIGERLGAKIVIFKVAEIIEKAPKNATYTSPRIQKEILHVFSVKVKKAIQEEIGDAKFCIMVNEARDESIKEQMAVVFRYVDAEGFVKERFFGLIHVVDTTALTLKKGIYSLLSQYCLDIQNIQGQGYDGASNMRGMWNVLQALILNDCPYAYYIHCFAHRLQLALVKASKQVVPISHFFLMLLFLIKIVNASCKRNEQLKFANANEIARLIDLKELKTRSGLNQIGTLQRTVETRWSSHFRLVSSLLRMFTSTVEVLQNIIDDAIDGEHRAKVESAYEGLTSFEFVFILHLEKETMEITDKLC, encoded by the exons ATGGGGTTGTGGGACAAAATACATTCATTGTTGGTGGATTTAGAAATTGGAGAAAGGTTGGGGGCAAAGATTGTTATTTTCAAG GTTgctgaaataatagaaaaagctCCCAAAAATGCAACCTACACATCACCTAgaattcaaaaggaaattctACATGTTTTCTCAGTCAAAGTGAAAAAGGCTATTCAGGAAGAAATTGGTGATGCAAAGTTTTGCATAATGGTTAATGAAGCTCGTGATGAGTCCATAAAAGAGCAAATGGCTGTGGTTTTTAGATATGTTGATGCAGAAGGCTTTGTGAAAGAAcgtttttttgggcttattcaTGTTGTTGACACTACGGCTTTGACTCTAAAGAAGGGGATATATTCTTTGTTATCTCAATATTGCttagatatacaaaatattcaagGGCAAGGATATGATGGAGCAAGCAACATGCGAGGTATGTGGAATGTATTAcaagctttgattttgaatgattgcCCATATGCTTACTACATCCATTGTTTTGCACATCGTTTACAATTGGCATTAGTAAAAGCATCAAAACAAGTTGTTCCcattagtcatttttttcttatgttgCTTTTTCTGATCAAAATTGTTAATGCTTCATGCAAGCGCAATGAGCAATTGAAATTTGCCAATGCTAATGAAATAGCACGTTTGATTGATCTTAAAGAGCTTAAGACTAGAAGTGGACTTAATCAAATTGGCACTTTACAACGAACTGTAGAAACACGTTGGAGTTCACATTTTAGATTAGTTTCTAGCTTATTAAGGATGTTTACTTCAACTgttgaagttttacaaaatataattgatgaTGCAATTGATGGAGAACATCGGGCAAAAGTAGAATCAGCTTATGAGGGTTTAACttcatttgaatttgtcttCATCTTGCATCTTGAGAAGGAAACTATGGAGATCACTGATAAACTTTGTTAA